In Lagopus muta isolate bLagMut1 chromosome 29, bLagMut1 primary, whole genome shotgun sequence, one genomic interval encodes:
- the LOC125685813 gene encoding LOW QUALITY PROTEIN: nuclear receptor subfamily 1 group I member 3-like (The sequence of the model RefSeq protein was modified relative to this genomic sequence to represent the inferred CDS: deleted 2 bases in 2 codons), whose amino-acid sequence MSLSSLSDPDSPGAQRCPGVTDVPEEPKVCAVCGDRATGYHFHVMSCEGCKGFFRRSILKAVHFTCPFSRSCPITKAKRRQCQACRLQKCLDVGMRKDMIMSEEAVGRRRALRLQRRLARAQPRGLTEEQQELISILIAARKRTFDSCISQFQHYPGELGTTAPSVSSPGLLLTPQLCPQPAVRLCVPDLHSQSPPGPGVPSAPLVPQLNCLDEDVLPEVFSILLYIAHNSTFMIQQVIRFAKEIPAFRGLPIDDQISLLKGATLGICQIQSNTVFNEKTNAWECGQHCFTMEDGALAGFQQIYLEPLLKFHVSLKKLRLHEAEYVLLLAMLLFSPDHASVTQRDFIDQLQEKVALTLKSYIDHQHPMPEGRFLYAKLLLLLTELQTLKVENTRQILHIQQLSSMTPLLSEIIS is encoded by the exons ATGTCCCTGTCCAGCCTCTCGGACCCGGACAGCCCCGGGGCGCAGCGCTGCCCCGGTGTCACC GACGTCCCCGAGGAGCCGAAGGTGTGCGCCGTGTGCGGGGACCGCGCCACCGGGTACCACTTCCATGTGATGAGCTGCGAAGGGTGCAAAGGGTTCTTCAG GCGCTCCATCCTTAAGGCTGTGCACTTCACCTGCCCTTTCTCCCGGAGCTGCCCCATAACCAAGGCCAAGCGCCGGCAGTGCCAGGCGTGCCGCCTGCAGAAGTGCCTCGACGTGGGGATGAGGAAGGACA TGATCATGTCAGAGGAG GCCGTGGGCCGGCGCCGGGCGCTGCGGCTGCAGCGGAGGTTGGCACGGGCGCAGCCCAGGGGGCTGAcggaggagcagcaggagctcatCAGCATCCTCATCGCCGCACGCAAACGCACCTTCGACTCCTGCATCTCCCAGTTCCAGCACTACCCGGGTGAGCTGGGAACCACGGCGCCGTCGGTGTCCAGCCCCGGGCTGCTGCTgaccccacagctctgcccacagcctgcTGTGCGTCTCTGCGTCCCCGACCTGCACTCCCAGAGCCCCCCCGGACCGGGCGTCCCTTCGGCACCCCTGGTCCCACAGTTGAACTGCCTGGATGAGGATGTGCTGCCCGAAGTCTTCTCCATCCTGCTCTACATCGCCCACAACAGCACCTTCATGATCCAGCAGGTCATCAGGTTTGCCAAGGAGATCCCAGCGTTCAG AGGGCTGCCCATCGATGACCAGATCTCGCTGCTCAAAGGAGCCACGCTGGGCATCTGCCAGATCCAATCCAACACGGTGTTCAATGAAAAAACCAACGCCTGGGAGTGCGGGCAGCACTGCTTCACCATGGAGGACGGAGCTCTGG CCGGCTTCCAGCAGATCTACCTGGAGCCGCTGCTCAAATTCCACGTCAGCCTGAAGAAGCTGCGGCTGCACGAGGCTGAGTACGTcctgctgctggccatgctgctctTCTCGCCAG aCCACGCCAGCGTCACCCAGCGGGATTTCATTGACCAGCTGCAGGAGAAGGTGGCCCTCACGCTCAAGAGCTACATCGACCACCAGCACCCCATGCCTGAGGGCAG GTTCCTCTACgccaagctgctgctgctgctgacggAGCTGCAGACCCTGAAGGTGGAGAACACGCGGCAGATCCTCCACAtccagcagctctccagcatGACGCCGCTGCTCTCCGAAATCATCAGCTGA
- the TOMM40L gene encoding LOW QUALITY PROTEIN: mitochondrial import receptor subunit TOM40B (The sequence of the model RefSeq protein was modified relative to this genomic sequence to represent the inferred CDS: inserted 1 base in 1 codon; deleted 1 base in 1 codon), translating to MGNAWGPAVPRAPRRGENLGNPGSFDELHRQCKEVFPQQMEGVKLIVNKALSSHFQVTHTVHMSTLGPSNYHFNATXVGDRQLGPTEAFPTLVGDMDNSGSLNAQILHLLAERIRTKAVFQTHQAKFVTWQFDGEYRGDDCTATLTLGNPDLLGGAVILVAHFLQSITSRLVLGGEMVYHRRPGEEGAILTLAGKYTASKWVATLNVGYGGAHASYYHKANEQVQVGVELEANTRLQDTTFAFGYQLNLPQANVVFRGLLDSNWSVGAVLEKKLPPLPVTLALGAFLNHWKNRFHCGFSVIVG from the exons atggggaacGCGTGGGGTCCCGCCGTGCCCCGAGCACCGCGCCGGGGGGAGAATCTGGGGAACCCGGGGAGCTTCGATGAGCTGCACCGACAGTGCAAAG AGGTTTTCCCACAGCAGATGGAGGGCGTGAAGCTGATCGTCAACAAAGCCCTCAGCAGCCACTTCCAg gtGACACACACGGTGCACATGAGCACCCTGGGCCCTTCTAATTACCACTTCAATGCCA TCGTTGGGGACCGGCAGCTGGGGCCCACTGAG GCATTCCCCACTCTGGTGGGGGACATGGACAACAGCGGCAGCCTCAACGCGCAGATCCTGCATCTCCTGGCCGAGCGCATCCGCACCAAAGCTGTCTTCCAG ACCCACCAGGCGAAATTCGTCACCTGGCAATTTGACGGCGAGTACCGCGGGGACGACTGCACAGCCACCCTGACGCTGGGCAACCCCGACCTCCTCGGCGG TGCAGTGATCCTGGTGGCACATTTCCTTCAGAGCATCACCTCCCGCCTGGTGCTGGGTGGGGAGATGGTTTACCACCGGCGGCCGGGGGAGGAAGGAGCCATCCTGACACTGGCAGGGAAATACACCG cttcCAAGTGGGTGGCGACGCTCAATGTTGGCTATGGTGGCGCCCATGCGAGTTACTACCACAAAGCCAACGAGCAG GTGCAGGTCGGCGTGGAGCTGGAGGCCAACACGCGGCTGCAGGACACCACCTTTGCTTTTGGCTACCAGCTCAACCTGCCGCAGGCCAACGTCGTCTTCAGAG gGCTTCTGGACAGTAACTGGAGCGTCGGGGCAGTGCTGGAGAAGAAGCTG CCCCCCCTGCCCGTCACGTTGGCTCTGGGCGCTTTCCTCAACCATTGGAAGAACCGTTTCCACTGCGGCTTCAGCGTCATCGTGGGCTGA
- the UFC1 gene encoding LOW QUALITY PROTEIN: ubiquitin-fold modifier-conjugating enzyme 1 (The sequence of the model RefSeq protein was modified relative to this genomic sequence to represent the inferred CDS: deleted 1 base in 1 codon) has protein sequence MAEEAARRAVAAVPLLRTAAGPRDRERWAERLKEEYRALIQYVEHNKASDNDWFRLESNAEGTRWSGRCWHIHELLKYEFAIDFEIPVTYPNTAPEIAIPELDGKTAKMYRGGKICLSDHFKPLWARNVPKFGLAHLMALGLGPWLAVEIPDLVAKGLIQHKEK, from the exons ATGGCGGAGGaggcggcgcggcgggcggTGGCGGCGGTGCCGCTGCTGCGgacggcggcggggccgcgg gaCCGGGAGCGTTGGGCCGAGCGCCTCAAGGAGGAATACCGGGCGCTCATACAG TACGTGGAGCACAACAAGGCCTCTGACAATGACTGGTTCCGCCTCGAGTCCAACGCGGAAGGCACGCG GTGGTCCGGGCGCTGTTGGCACATCCATGAGCTGCTCAAGTATGAATTTGCCATCGACTTTGAG ATCCCGGTGACGTACCCCAACACTGCTCCTGAGATCGCCATCCCAGAGCTGGATGGGAAAACAGCCAAAATGTACAG AGGGGGCAAAATCTGCCTCAGCGACCACTTCAAGCCCCTGTGGGCCCGCAACGTTCCCAAGTTTGGTTTGGCTCACCTCATGGCACTGGGG TTGGGTCCATGGCTGGCGGTGGAGATCCCCGACCTGGTGGCCAAGGGCCTCATTCAGCACAAGGAGAAGTGA
- the LOC125685775 gene encoding LOW QUALITY PROTEIN: apolipoprotein A-II-like (The sequence of the model RefSeq protein was modified relative to this genomic sequence to represent the inferred CDS: inserted 2 bases in 1 codon; deleted 1 base in 1 codon): MKRLWVAALLLLCVCHVGAAAVXPQTEDPPESPPDTTTLLSRHFQTLSDFITKELPQRLRADEIQQQAKAYAERAEVQLRPLAQELRSNVLGLFSSLLDLGKIGGTEKDRAP; encoded by the exons ATGAAACGTCTGTGGGTCgcggcgctgctgctgctgtgtgtgtgccatGTGGGGGCCGCGGCCGT GCCCCAAACCGAAGACCCCCCGGAGAGCCCCCCAGACACCACCACCCTCCTGAGCCGCCACTTCCAGACCCTGAGCGACTTCATCACCAAAGAGCTGCCCCAGCGCCTGCGGGCG GACGAGATCCAGCAGCAGGCCAA GGCTTATGCTGAGCGTGCAGAGGTGCAGCTGAGGCCTTTGGCTCAGGAGCTACGCAGCAACGTGCTGGGGCTGTTCTCCTCCCTTCTGGATTTGGGGAAAATTGGAGGCACGGAGAAGGACCGAGCCCCATAG
- the LOC125685814 gene encoding LOW QUALITY PROTEIN: nuclear receptor subfamily 1 group I member 3-like (The sequence of the model RefSeq protein was modified relative to this genomic sequence to represent the inferred CDS: deleted 3 bases in 2 codons), whose amino-acid sequence MSLSSLSDPDSPGAQRCPGVTDVPEEPKVCAVCGDRATGYHFHVMSCEGCKGFFRRSILKAVHFTCPFSRSCPITKAKRRQCQACRLQKCLDVGMRKDMIMSEEAVGRRRALRLQRRLAQMQPGGLTEEQQELISILIAAHKRTFDSSFSQFQHYRPAVRLCIPDLHSQSPPRPGVPSAPLVTVELPDEDVLPDVFSVLPHFADLSTFMIQQVIRFAKEIPAFRGLPIDDQISLLKGATLGICQIQFNTVFNEETNAWECGQHCFTIEDGALAGFQQIYLEPLLKFHISLKKLRLHEAEYVLLLAMLLFSPDHASVTQRDFIDQLQEKVALTLKSYIDHQHPMPEGRFLYAKLLLLLTELQTLKMENTRQILHIQDLSSMTPLLSEIIS is encoded by the exons ATGTCCCTGTCCAGCCTCTCGGACCCGGACAGCCCCGGGGCTCAGCGCTGCCCCGGTGTCACCGACGTCCCCGAGGAGCCGAAGGTGTGCGCCGTGTGCGGGGACCGCGCCACCGGGTACCACTTCCATGTGATGAGCTGCGAAGGGTGCAAAGGGTTCTTCAG GCGCTCCATCCTTAAGGCTGTGCACTTCACCTGCCCCTTCTCCCGGAGCTGCCCCATAACCAAGGCCAAGCGCCGGCAGTGCCAGGCGTGCCGCCTCCAGAAGTGCCTCGACGTGGGGATGAGGAAGGACA TGATCATGTCAGAGGAGGCCGTGGGCCGACGCCGGGCGCTGCGG TTGCAGCGGAGGTTGGCACAGATGCAGCCCGGGGGGCTGAcggaggagcagcaggagctcatCAGCATCCTCATCGCCGCACACAAACGCACCTTCGATTCCAGCTTCTCCCAGTTCCAGCACTACCGG cctgcTGTGCGTCTCTGCATCCCCGACCTGCACTCCCAGAGCCCCCCCAGACCGGGCGTCCCTTCGGCACCCCTGGTC ACAGTTGAACTGCCTGATGAGGATGTTCTGCCCGACGTCTTCTCCGTCCTGCCCCACTTTGCCGACCTCAGCACCTTCATGATCCAGCAGGTCATCAGGTTTGCCAAGGAGATCCCAGCGTTCAG AGGGCTGCCCATCGATGACCAGATCTCGCTGCTCAAAGGAGCCACGCTGGGCATCTGCCAGATCCAGTTCAACACAGTGTTCAACGAGGAAACCAACGCCTGGGAGTGCGGGCAGCACTGCTTCACCATCGAGGATGGAGCTCTGG CCGGCTTCCAGCAGATCTACCTGGAGCCGCTGCTCAAATTCCACATCAGCCTGAAGAAGCTGCGGCTGCACGAGGCTGAGTACGTcctgctgctggccatgctgctctTCTCGCCAG ACCACGCCAGCGTCACCCAGCGGGATTTCATTGACCAGCTGCAGGAGAAGGTGGCCCTCACGCTCAAGAGCTACATCGACCACCAGCACCCCATGCCCGAGGGCAG GTTCCTCTACgccaagctgctgctgctgctgacggAGCTGCAGACCCTGAAGATGGAGAACACGCGGCAGATCCTCCACATCCAGGACCTCTCCAGCATGACGCCGCTGCTCTCCGAAATCATCAGCTGA
- the PCP4L1 gene encoding Purkinje cell protein 4-like protein 1, translated as MAMSARSPDASPRPTEAPGGQQEAKAADPKRTEEEEEELIDIDLSAPETERAALAIQGKFRRFQKRKKESGP; from the exons ATGGCGATGAGCGCG CGCAGCCCCGATGCATCCCCGCGTCCTACGGAGGCACCCGGAGGGCAGCAGGAAG CCAAAGCTGCCGACCCCAAAAGgacggaggaggaggaggaggagctgatcGACATCGATCTGAGCGCACCCGAAACGGAGCGGGCGGCTCTCGCCATCCAGGGGAAATTCCGCCGTTTCCAGAAGCGCAAAAAGGAATCGGGACCCTAA
- the USP21 gene encoding LOW QUALITY PROTEIN: ubiquitin carboxyl-terminal hydrolase 21 (The sequence of the model RefSeq protein was modified relative to this genomic sequence to represent the inferred CDS: inserted 1 base in 1 codon; deleted 4 bases in 3 codons), which translates to MPQASEHRLGRARDPTVSPAQPKSASKLPGRALSQERHSFTSAPNGFSPAPKLRLLPPRPGTLEERSKKSDPERGRATKRGSTCRRGPLKADHGVRGSRLPAGRDGAGRSFLLFTRRNRKEEEQFEPVQIRQHRGSERRGRGGGAEPFGAEGWGAAAERRGSGPKKELVSTEGQRRSGAGWQKRRPAALCAPRGLRQDSCPRPPRRPRAPQPHVGPERPRRRWQLAMPGLQGAPLVELPRKLQRSLLPRRQLQPRGADISESVLHTAVLGPAPRWGVDGGGGGDGAGFVSLQTPHHALLLGSXHVGLRNLGNTCFMNAVLQCLSSTKPLRDFCLRKEFLQEQPPGARGPQELTEGGIPAAFADVIAALWHPESTEAVNPGRFKAIFQKYVPSFTGYSQQDAQEFLKFFMDRLHAEINRKGRRTPSILADTRRSPHPEDSESMRCGEGGPPGGGDGGGTLWGRGDPRDPKLRPTATTKRANLMWKRYLEREDSKIVDLFVGQLKSCLKCQACGYRSTTTFEVFCDRALPLQKSFAGGKVSLHDCFNLFTKEEELDSEKRPVCDKCRQRTRSTKKLTIQRFPRVLVLAYPCGVGGAFGDGVGLLLGSLSLNGGFSDLNRFSTTRYSIKKCSVFVDFPLQQLNLREFASEKAGSPVYSLYALCNHSGSVHYGHYTALCRDAAGWRLYNDSGRVSPISENQVPSSEGYVLFYELQDPPRPPALSPPFPPPPTPRAGPGGAGTPFDPGTADSWGAAGRSPRCPGTGLL; encoded by the exons ATGCCTCAAGCTTCGGAGCACCGTTTGGGTCGTGCCCGCGATCCGACCGTC TCACCCGCTCAACCCAAAAGCGCCTCCAAGCTGCCGGGCCGGGCCTTGAGCCAGGAGCGCCATTCCTTCACCTCAGCCCCAAACGGGTTTTCTCCAGCCCCAAAACTTCGCCTCCTCCCCCCCAGACCCGGAACGTTGGAAGAACGAAGCAAGAAATCGGACCCGGAACGCGGCCGAGCCACCAAACGGGGCTCAACGTGCCGAAGGGGACCCCTAAAAGCGGACCACGGGGTGAGGGGTTCCCGGCTCCCCGCAGGCAGGGACGGCGCCGGGAGGAGCTTCCTTCTCTTTACCCGTCGGAACCGAAAGGAGGAGGAGCAATTTGAGCCGGTCCAAATCCGTCAGCATCGGGGATCTGAGCGGCGAGGACGTGGCGGCGGCGCTGAGCCGTTTGGTGCTGAGGGATGGGGGGCAGCCGCTGAGCGCCGGGGCTCTGGCCCTAAAAAGGAGCTCGTCTCTACGGAGGGTCAACGTCGGAGCGGGGCTGGATGGCAGAAGCGCCGCCCCGCTGCTCTCTGTGCGCCACGAGGGCTGCGCCAGGACTCGTGTCCCCGACCCCCCCGacggccccgcgccccgcagccccacgTTGGGCCCGAGCGCCCGAGGAGAAGGTGGCAGCTG GCCATGCCTGGCCTCCAAGGCGCCCCGCTGGTGGAGCTGCCCCGAAAGCTGCAGCGCAGCCTCCTGCCCCGCCGCCAGCTGCAGCCTCGCGGTGCCGACATCTCCGAGTCGGTGCTGCACACGGCTGTGCTGGGGCCTGCTCCTC GGTGGGGGGTTGATGGGGGGGGAGGCGGCGATGGAGCTGGTTTTGTGTCCCTGCAGACCCCCCACCACGCTCTGCTGTTGGGAT GCCACGTTGGACTCCGGAATTTGGGGAACACG TGCTTCATGAACGCGGTGCTGCAGTGCCTGAGCAGCACC AAACCGTTACGGGATTTCTGCCTGAGGAAGGAATTCCTCCAGGAGCAGCCGCCCGGAGCCCGCGGCCCACAGGAGCTCACTGAGGGAGG CATCCCTGCAGCCTTCGCCGATGTCATCGCTGCCCTCTGGCACCCAGAATCCACCGAGGCCGTCAACCCTGGGCGCTTTAAGGCCATTTTCCAGAAGTACGTCCCTTCCTTCACTGGATACAG CCAGCAGGACGCCCAGGAGTTCCTCAAGTTCTTCATGGACCGACTGCACGCCGAGATCAACCGCAAGGGCCGCAGGACCCCCAGCATCCTGGCGGACACCCGGCGCAGCCCCCACCCCGAGGACAGTGAGAGCATGaggtgtggggaggggggacccccgggggggggggacgggggggggaCGCTGTGGGGTCGTGGGGACCCTCGTGACCCCAAACTGCGCCCCACAGCGACGACGAAACGCGCCAACCTGATGTGGAAGCGCTACCTGGAGAGGGAAGACAGCAAGATTGTGG accTTTTTGTGGGgcagctgaagagctgcttaaaGTGCCAGGCGTGTGGTTACCGCTCCACCACCACCTTCGAGGTGTTCTGCG ACCGAGCTCTGCCCCTACAGAAGAGCTTTGCAGGGGGGAAGGTTTCCCTCCACGACTGCTTCAACCTCTTCACCAAGGAAGAGGAGCTGGACTCAGAAAAACGC CCTGTGTGCGACAAGTGCCGGCAGCGCACGCGCAGCACCAAGAAGCTGACGATCCAGCGCTTCCCCCGCGTCCTGGTGCTTGCGTATCCTTGTGGGGTCGGGGGGGCTTTTGGCGACGGGGTCGGGCTCCTCTTAGGGTCGCTGTCCCTTAACGGTGGCTTCTCAGACCTCAACCGTTTCTCCACCACTCGGTACTCCATCAAGAAATGCTCCGTCTTTGTCGATTtccccctgcagcagctcaacCTGCGCGAGTTCGCCAGCGAGAAGGCGG GCAGCCCGGTGTACAGCCTGTACGCGCTGTGCAACCACTCGGGCAGCGTTCACTACGGCCATTACACCGCCTTGTGCCGGGATGCGGCCGGCTGGCGGCTCTACAACGACTCCGGTAG AGTTTCGCCCATCAGTGAGAACCAGGTGCCGTCCAGTGAAGGCTACGTCCTCTTCTACGAGCTTCAGGACCCCCCCCGGCCGCCGGCCCTgagcccccccttcccccccccccccacaccaAGGGCCGGGCCTGGGGGGGCCGGGACCCCCTTTGACCCTGGGACTGCAGACAGCTGGGGGGCGGCTGGAAGGAGCCCGCGCTGCCCCGGGACGGGGCTTTTGTGa